The following is a genomic window from Bordetella sp. H567.
CCACGAAGCCCGCGGTGGCCAGCAGCAGCGCGGCGGCGGCGTGCCACTTGCGCTCGGCATGGCGGTCGGAATGCCGGCCGAACAGCACCATGCCGATGGCGCCCGTCAGGTAGGGAATGGCGGTGACGAAGCCGGTCTGCGTGTTGGACAGGCCGAAACCCTTGACGATCTGCGGCAGCCAGAACGACATCGTCTGGTGCAAGGCCGTGGTTCCGAAGTAGATGACCACCAGCGCCAGCACCCGCGGGTCGATGAAGGCGCGCAGCATATTGCCGCGCGGCGCCACGCCGGCCTGGTCGCGGCGTAGCGCCTCCTCGCGCATCTGGCTGGCGATCCAGGCGCGTTCCGCGTCCGTCAGCCAGCGGGCCTCATCGGGACGGTCGGTGAGCCACACCAGCAGGACGATGCCCAGCACCACGGCGGGCAAGGCTTCCAGGATGAATAGCCACTGCCAGCCTTGCAGCCCCAGCGCATCCAGCCGCAGCAGCAGCCCGGACAAGGGGGCGCCGATCAGGCTGGACAGCGGGATCGCCACCATGAAGTAGCCGATCATGCGGGCGCGGTATTGCGGTGGAAACCAGAGCGTCAGGAAATAGATGATGCCGGGGAAGAAGCCGGCTTCCGCGGCGCCCAGGATGCTGCGCATGACGTAGAAGCCGGTGGCACCCGTGATGAAGGCCGTGCCCGCCGACACGATGCCCCAGGTAATCATGATGCGCGCCAGCCAGCGCCGCGCGCCGAAGCGCGAGAGCGCCAGGTTCGAGGGGACTTCGAAAATGCAGTAGGTGGCGAAGAAAATGCCGGCGCCGAAGCCGAACTGCGCCGGCGTGATGCCCAGGGCGCTGTTCATCGACAGCGCGGCGAAGCCCACGTTGACCTTGTCCAGGTAGGACACGAAGTAGCAGACGATCAGTAGCGGAACGAAGCGCCGTGTGATTTTATCGATCGCGCCTTGTTCGGGGGTGGGGGTGGATAACGAGGCTTGCATGGGTCTCCTCCGCTGCCTTGCGGCGATGGCGGCGCTTTGCTGCGCCGTCCGTTGTCATGGGTGGGCGGCAAGGGGCCGGCGAGCCCGCGCGAAGCCGAATACGCGGGCCGGTGTATCGCGCAGCACCACGTCGCGCAAGCGGCGTTGCGGTAGCCATGCGGACAGCCAGTCCAGGCAGTCGGCGTAGCGTATGCCGCCGCCATGCGCTTCATGGCCGACCCACGGAAAATCGCTGCCCCACATCAGCCGCTGCGGCCCGCCCGCGTCCAGCAGCGCGTCGACGTAGCGGCGCGGCTCCGCGCCCCCCAGGCGATAGGGCGCCGAGAGCTTCACCCACGCCTGGCCGGCCCGCACGGCCTTGAGCACCTGCACGAATCCCGGCCCGGATACGCCCTGTTCGGGATCCGGGCAGCCGAAATGATCCAGCACCACGTCCACCCCATGGTCGACCAGGCGCGGCAGCACGCGGGCGGTGGGCGCGTCCTCCAGGAACAACTCCACATGCAGTCCCAGCGCGCGGACGTGGCGCAGCAGCCCGGCATAGGCCGGCGTATCGATGTCGGGCAGGGTAGCGCGGCGCACCCAATTCAGCCGGATCCCGGCCACGCCCATGTCGCGCATGCCGGCCAGCGTTTCGACGTCGATGGCCGGATCGACGATGGCCGTGCCGGCAAGCCGTCCCGGATAGCGGCTCAGCGCATCCAGCAGCAAGGTGTTGTCGGTGCCCAGGAAGCTGGGAGCCGTCAGGACGCCGTGCGACAAGCCGTGCGCGTTCAGCAGACCGATGAATTCGTCGACGTCGACATCGCGATGCGGCGCCGAGTGGCGCTCCGGAACCAGCCGCGCCGCCTGCCGCATCACATGTGCGTGGGCATCGACGCCGGTCACCGCCATCACGTCTGCTGTCGCTTCCATGTTTTGGATTATGTGATAGGGTTTCCGATTCATCCAATTGGATATCTGGCCCTTCTTTGATAAGGAATTCCAATGAGGAAGTTTTCGCTCGCGCAGTTGGAGGCCTTCCTCTGGATCTGCCGGCTGGGCACCTTCCACGCGGCGGCGGAAAGGCTGAATTTGACGCAGCCGACGGTGTCGCTGCGGATACGCGAACTGGAATCGGCGCTGGGCGCGCGGCTGTTCGAGCGGCGCGGCAATGGCATGCGCCTGTCGGCCGAAGGCACCATCCTGCTGCGCTACGCGGAGCGCGGGCTGGACCTGTTCGACGAAATGGAGGACCGCCTGCGCACCGGCGACGTGCTGCAGGGCTCGCTGCGCCTGGGCGTCTCGGATACCTTCGCGATGACCTGCCTGCCTGAGCTGGTCGGCACGCTGGAAACCGGATATCCCCGCCTACGTATCGAGCTGACGGTGACCAACAGCACCGTGCTGTCGGACCTGTTGATGCGCAAGAAGCTGGACCTGGCTTTCCTGACCGAGCCGCGCCAGCATCGCAGCATCGTGGTCGAGCCGCTGGGCAGCACCGACGTGGCGTGGGTGTCCAGCGCCAGTAAACCCATCGGTCCGGACGTGCTGCGGCCGCGCGACGTGCTTGG
Proteins encoded in this region:
- a CDS encoding MFS transporter; its protein translation is MQASLSTPTPEQGAIDKITRRFVPLLIVCYFVSYLDKVNVGFAALSMNSALGITPAQFGFGAGIFFATYCIFEVPSNLALSRFGARRWLARIMITWGIVSAGTAFITGATGFYVMRSILGAAEAGFFPGIIYFLTLWFPPQYRARMIGYFMVAIPLSSLIGAPLSGLLLRLDALGLQGWQWLFILEALPAVVLGIVLLVWLTDRPDEARWLTDAERAWIASQMREEALRRDQAGVAPRGNMLRAFIDPRVLALVVIYFGTTALHQTMSFWLPQIVKGFGLSNTQTGFVTAIPYLTGAIGMVLFGRHSDRHAERKWHAAAALLLATAGFVASAVFDEPVARLASFAVASLGVFGALPVFWSLPSAFLDARTAAGGIAYINCLGALSGLFAPWLIGAIRQETGSFQGGLLSVAAMSLISLLVLLALPLAHATPRRTMQTATLQGK
- a CDS encoding amidohydrolase family protein, with amino-acid sequence MEATADVMAVTGVDAHAHVMRQAARLVPERHSAPHRDVDVDEFIGLLNAHGLSHGVLTAPSFLGTDNTLLLDALSRYPGRLAGTAIVDPAIDVETLAGMRDMGVAGIRLNWVRRATLPDIDTPAYAGLLRHVRALGLHVELFLEDAPTARVLPRLVDHGVDVVLDHFGCPDPEQGVSGPGFVQVLKAVRAGQAWVKLSAPYRLGGAEPRRYVDALLDAGGPQRLMWGSDFPWVGHEAHGGGIRYADCLDWLSAWLPQRRLRDVVLRDTPARVFGFARARRPLAAHP
- a CDS encoding LysR family transcriptional regulator, producing the protein MRKFSLAQLEAFLWICRLGTFHAAAERLNLTQPTVSLRIRELESALGARLFERRGNGMRLSAEGTILLRYAERGLDLFDEMEDRLRTGDVLQGSLRLGVSDTFAMTCLPELVGTLETGYPRLRIELTVTNSTVLSDLLMRKKLDLAFLTEPRQHRSIVVEPLGSTDVAWVSSASKPIGPDVLRPRDVLGVPILSVTPPSPLNDLLIDWCTSDGSPPPSFSTCNNIAVIARLVVAGVAASVLPVCVVQRELDSGQLRRYRQDPPLAPRVMCAAYPMTSRGSGMDAVLGIARAAFTHTGLFDPV